The Thiorhodovibrio litoralis genome includes a window with the following:
- a CDS encoding Hsp70 family protein — MTDIIIGIDLGTTNSEVAVVRDGRPEILAIDGAKLLPSVVGLGDDGNLLVGQAARNQYSLYPERTIRSVKRRMGEDVHLSLGEQSYRPQEISALILKRLKQAAEQHLGESVGKAVITVPAYFSDAQRQATRDAGELAGLEVVRIINEPTAAALAYEADHQGSRTILVYDLGGGTFDVSVVRMTADITEVLASHGNNQLGGDDFDARLVEHVLNHLKNEHGIASLEDRSALARIQRACEAAKITLSDSPFARIEEEYLLEHQGQPLNLSLEISRSDYEDLIKSYIDETLEAVHTALKGAGLAVADLDEVLLVGGSTRTPLIQERLEQILGMQPRAEVDPDLCVAAGAAIQAAVISGQTVASVLVDVTPYTFGTSAFGDFNGEPYPFVYVPVIRKNTPLPVTKSEAFQTMYDGQTKIEVHVYQGEDPDALNNTEIGSFHVEGLGDVPAGNVIVMTFTLDLNGILQVTASEKRTGLEKQITIDNATARFEEQELEAARNRLSALIDGEAERVDDDAATGAASDTAARRENVQAQALIEKAERLMESANADDKEDLVDMTEAVRDALEANDPAAIERTMAELSDLVFYLES, encoded by the coding sequence GTGACTGACATCATCATCGGTATCGACCTGGGTACCACCAACTCGGAAGTGGCCGTGGTGCGCGATGGGCGCCCGGAGATTCTCGCCATCGACGGTGCCAAGCTGCTGCCATCGGTGGTCGGTTTGGGCGACGACGGCAACCTGCTGGTCGGTCAGGCCGCACGCAATCAGTACAGTTTGTATCCGGAGCGCACCATCCGCTCGGTCAAGCGGCGCATGGGCGAGGATGTGCATCTGAGCCTGGGCGAGCAGTCCTATCGCCCGCAGGAAATCTCCGCGCTCATCTTAAAGCGCCTGAAGCAAGCCGCCGAGCAGCATCTCGGCGAATCCGTCGGCAAGGCGGTGATCACGGTCCCGGCCTATTTCTCCGACGCCCAGCGCCAGGCCACCCGCGATGCGGGCGAACTGGCCGGGCTCGAGGTGGTGCGCATCATCAATGAGCCCACCGCCGCCGCGCTCGCCTACGAGGCCGATCATCAGGGCAGCCGCACCATCCTGGTCTACGACCTTGGCGGCGGCACCTTCGACGTTTCGGTGGTGCGCATGACCGCCGACATCACCGAGGTGCTTGCCAGCCATGGCAACAACCAGCTTGGCGGCGACGATTTCGACGCCCGCTTGGTCGAGCATGTGTTGAACCATCTCAAAAACGAGCATGGCATCGCGTCGCTGGAAGACCGCAGCGCCCTTGCCCGCATTCAGCGCGCCTGCGAAGCGGCCAAGATCACCCTCAGCGACTCCCCCTTCGCGCGCATCGAGGAGGAGTACCTGCTCGAGCACCAAGGCCAGCCACTCAACCTGTCGCTCGAGATCTCGCGCAGCGACTACGAGGACCTGATCAAGAGCTATATCGACGAAACCCTCGAGGCCGTGCACACCGCGCTCAAGGGCGCTGGCCTGGCGGTGGCCGATCTCGACGAGGTGCTGCTGGTCGGCGGCAGCACGCGCACGCCGCTGATTCAGGAGCGCCTGGAACAGATTCTCGGCATGCAGCCGCGCGCCGAGGTCGATCCGGACCTGTGCGTCGCCGCCGGCGCAGCCATTCAGGCCGCTGTTATCAGCGGGCAGACGGTCGCCTCGGTGTTGGTCGATGTCACGCCCTACACCTTCGGCACCAGCGCCTTCGGGGACTTCAATGGCGAGCCCTATCCATTCGTTTATGTGCCGGTGATTCGCAAGAACACGCCGCTGCCCGTGACCAAGAGCGAAGCCTTCCAGACCATGTACGACGGTCAGACCAAGATCGAGGTGCATGTCTACCAGGGCGAGGACCCGGACGCGCTCAATAACACCGAGATCGGCTCCTTCCACGTTGAGGGGCTGGGCGACGTGCCGGCCGGCAATGTCATCGTCATGACCTTCACGCTCGACTTAAACGGCATTTTGCAGGTGACCGCGAGCGAGAAGCGCACCGGGCTGGAAAAGCAGATCACCATTGACAACGCCACCGCGCGTTTCGAGGAGCAGGAGCTGGAGGCCGCCCGCAACCGGCTCTCGGCCCTGATCGACGGCGAGGCCGAGCGAGTCGACGATGATGCGGCCACTGGCGCGGCCAGCGATACCGCCGCGCGGCGCGAGAATGTCCAGGCCCAGGCGTTGATCGAAAAGGCCGAGCGCTTGATGGAAAGCGCCAATGCCGACGACAAGGAAGATCTGGTCGATATGACCGAAGCCGTGCGCGACGCGCT
- a CDS encoding nucleotide exchange factor GrpE, whose protein sequence is MDLATREALTAQFRAYLDTIAAEQAAEEQAPDQLAGDLGAGADDWDDGRDKSRRDSGADGRAVSAAEGGAEEAPAPDLFSFFAELAALKNEVKLESRQVRTALEEFRGLFDNLRESQTRLADEQERRCEQTRAGDRAGWRDMLLELLELRDRLQAGQEQATRFQPHWYARNRREARLIGSLAEGMAMNLRRLEESLARRGVRPIATVGRLFDPHRMRAAELTREPEYRNGEVMAESRPGWLLHDDLLRLAEVVVNRIDTPESMD, encoded by the coding sequence ATGGACCTGGCCACCCGCGAGGCGCTGACGGCACAGTTTCGCGCCTATCTCGATACCATCGCGGCAGAACAAGCCGCAGAAGAACAAGCACCGGATCAACTGGCCGGTGACCTTGGGGCCGGCGCAGACGACTGGGACGACGGCCGAGACAAGAGTCGGCGCGACTCGGGAGCTGACGGGCGGGCCGTCAGCGCAGCCGAGGGTGGAGCCGAGGAGGCACCCGCGCCCGATCTTTTCTCGTTCTTCGCCGAGCTCGCCGCGCTCAAAAACGAGGTCAAGCTCGAGTCCCGGCAGGTCAGAACCGCGTTGGAAGAGTTCCGTGGTCTGTTCGACAACCTGCGCGAGAGCCAGACGCGGCTCGCCGACGAGCAGGAACGCCGCTGCGAGCAGACCCGCGCGGGCGACCGTGCCGGCTGGCGCGACATGCTGCTCGAACTGCTCGAGCTTCGCGATCGGCTGCAGGCCGGTCAGGAACAGGCCACACGCTTTCAGCCCCACTGGTATGCGCGCAATCGCCGCGAGGCACGGCTGATCGGCTCTCTGGCCGAAGGCATGGCCATGAATCTGCGTCGGCTTGAGGAAAGCTTGGCGCGGCGCGGGGTGCGGCCCATTGCGACAGTTGGGCGCTTGTTCGACCCGCACCGCATGCGCGCGGCGGAGCTGACCCGCGAGCCCGAGTACCGCAATGGCGAGGTGATGGCCGAGTCGAGGCCGGGCTGGCTGCTGCACGACGATCTGCTGCGGCTGGCCGAGGTGGTCGTCAACCGCATCGACACCCCAGAAAGCATGGATTAG
- a CDS encoding DnaJ domain-containing protein gives MRDPYLILGLGADADDAAVERAYHDAIRRCPPERDGERFSAIRAAFEMLRTERDRIAYELFDRTPVEPADILERAAPVGEPRRPDAAMLQALLRGDA, from the coding sequence ATGCGCGACCCTTACTTGATTCTCGGCCTCGGCGCCGACGCCGACGATGCCGCCGTCGAGCGCGCCTATCACGACGCCATCCGCCGCTGTCCGCCCGAGCGTGATGGCGAGCGCTTCAGCGCCATTCGCGCGGCCTTTGAGATGCTGCGCACCGAGCGCGATCGCATCGCCTATGAGCTGTTCGACCGCACGCCCGTGGAACCGGCGGATATCCTCGAGCGCGCCGCGCCGGTCGGCGAGCCCCGACGTCCGGACGCGGCCATGCTGCAAGCCCTGTTGCGGGGAGATGCCTGA
- a CDS encoding tetratricopeptide repeat protein yields the protein MGKKQKKRTPRGGENRHKTNTSALEQEARAALESGRWRDAIADFKELLKREPRPEWRTALADAYAGRAGELTAKGMLKEALAIWENRAALHDKAPMHLEHAGLLVRLGRMEAVVGALTDNPDSAGSDALAAGQRESLRAQIAAQVVGGHSALLAQLPADDPVRLHAEPALAALHAYCEGRDDDLRAALSAIPFRSPYRDWVQLLKVLQRQTATEPDASQGDAKPVVAQLERVSDSSPFAPLKRALALAVLPDRAFADGAGGATGAEFQVACALRGWPPERLALWQELNRLGPKPGSKPAPRALAKTLYRHIKDLGRNWVRRKALTLAFNDAVTPTSVFDFDIRANISTWLRECGAPALTTWERELVSAWDAEVDTHGDPFDLIECWRECAQLQMFQSEEARDAQSPLRIALILRRTDRVLKVLERCSASQEPDAFELAVAEQLEESLRWDPDDRATYLKLIEFFRKARQLKDARRVLELGQKRWPRDLPLMIEAMQTALDGGAFKKAATLAKKVLEIDPINTDVRRRLVGAHFLHAHKQVGNRRLDLARKELVDAQEWASNDEDKDQLSLGLVLVDAMDRRSTDAALAELKARYGGRGDSLDARVELALACARVRVQASDVFRLLSLNKSKGRGREDLLAALGRLRRHLEDNSPISDDLAATLQKKVFNAAPWRDLSRAELETACDTLQRFGQHLACQKAAEAALKQWPREPIFVMYQFQGKYPRGFDYRRRADLSELEDAWQRARDGGDTRTAIRIEKVLPHGPPLRGNFPMPPMFFDDDDEDEEDEFWPDDPFDVPPPVFDSLDAGEMLSSDAVRHMIESIGPVKVMEMLGAPKSVIREAKEMEKALGRQAVIDMVLNAIQGGVDASALLGDSPFPGPGDSEPPSTGSSKARSRSKPKTGSGAKPKPPSKQATKPGSSADGSGPSSDGPNDPPPKQLDLF from the coding sequence ATGGGCAAGAAGCAAAAGAAGCGTACCCCCCGTGGCGGCGAGAATCGCCACAAGACCAACACCTCCGCGCTCGAGCAAGAAGCGCGCGCGGCGCTCGAGAGCGGCCGCTGGCGCGATGCAATCGCTGATTTCAAGGAATTGCTCAAGCGCGAGCCACGCCCCGAGTGGCGCACTGCGCTGGCGGATGCCTACGCCGGACGGGCGGGGGAGCTGACCGCCAAGGGCATGCTGAAGGAGGCGCTGGCGATCTGGGAGAACCGCGCCGCTCTCCATGACAAGGCGCCCATGCACCTAGAGCATGCGGGGCTGCTGGTCAGGCTCGGCCGCATGGAGGCGGTGGTGGGCGCGCTCACCGATAATCCGGACAGCGCGGGGAGTGATGCCCTGGCAGCCGGGCAGCGCGAGAGTCTGCGCGCACAAATCGCCGCCCAGGTCGTCGGCGGACATTCCGCCCTGCTCGCGCAGCTTCCGGCGGATGATCCGGTGCGTCTGCATGCCGAGCCGGCCTTGGCAGCCCTGCACGCCTATTGCGAGGGCCGGGATGACGACTTGCGTGCTGCGCTGTCGGCCATTCCCTTCCGCTCGCCTTACCGCGACTGGGTGCAGTTGCTTAAGGTGCTGCAGCGGCAGACCGCGACTGAGCCGGACGCTTCGCAAGGCGATGCAAAGCCCGTGGTGGCTCAGCTCGAGCGGGTGTCGGATTCATCGCCATTCGCGCCTTTGAAGCGCGCCCTTGCGCTTGCGGTCTTGCCCGATCGGGCCTTTGCCGATGGCGCTGGTGGTGCGACCGGGGCGGAGTTTCAGGTGGCTTGCGCGCTGCGTGGCTGGCCGCCGGAGCGGCTTGCGCTGTGGCAGGAGCTGAATCGCCTTGGTCCGAAACCTGGATCGAAACCGGCGCCACGCGCGCTGGCGAAGACGTTGTACCGCCACATCAAGGATCTTGGGCGCAACTGGGTGCGACGCAAGGCGCTGACGCTGGCCTTTAATGACGCGGTAACGCCCACCTCGGTCTTCGATTTCGATATCCGTGCGAATATTTCGACTTGGCTGCGCGAATGTGGGGCGCCCGCATTGACGACATGGGAGCGCGAGCTGGTGTCGGCCTGGGATGCCGAAGTGGACACCCATGGCGATCCATTCGACCTGATCGAATGCTGGCGCGAATGTGCGCAATTGCAAATGTTTCAGTCCGAGGAGGCGCGGGATGCGCAGTCGCCTTTGCGTATCGCGCTCATCCTGCGCCGGACCGACAGGGTGTTGAAAGTGCTCGAGCGCTGTTCGGCGAGCCAAGAGCCGGACGCTTTTGAGCTGGCGGTGGCGGAACAACTTGAGGAAAGTCTGCGCTGGGACCCGGACGACCGCGCCACCTATCTGAAACTGATCGAGTTCTTCCGTAAAGCGCGTCAGCTCAAGGATGCCCGCCGGGTGCTGGAGTTGGGGCAGAAGCGTTGGCCGCGGGATCTGCCGCTAATGATCGAGGCCATGCAGACGGCCCTCGATGGCGGTGCCTTCAAAAAGGCAGCGACCCTGGCCAAAAAGGTGTTGGAGATCGATCCGATCAACACCGATGTACGACGGCGGTTGGTCGGCGCGCATTTCCTGCATGCCCACAAGCAGGTCGGCAATCGCCGCCTGGACCTCGCCCGCAAAGAGCTGGTTGACGCACAGGAGTGGGCATCGAATGACGAGGACAAGGATCAGCTGTCCCTGGGGCTGGTGCTGGTGGACGCGATGGACCGTCGGAGCACGGACGCGGCGCTCGCGGAGCTGAAAGCCCGCTATGGCGGGCGCGGCGACAGTCTGGACGCGCGGGTCGAGCTGGCCCTGGCCTGCGCTCGGGTAAGGGTCCAAGCCTCGGACGTGTTCCGGCTGCTGTCATTGAACAAGTCCAAGGGCCGGGGGCGGGAGGATTTGCTCGCCGCCCTCGGGCGTTTGCGCCGCCATCTCGAGGACAATAGTCCCATTAGCGACGACCTGGCCGCGACTCTGCAAAAAAAGGTTTTCAACGCCGCGCCATGGCGGGATCTTTCGCGCGCGGAGCTGGAGACCGCCTGCGATACCCTGCAGCGTTTCGGTCAGCATCTGGCCTGCCAGAAAGCGGCCGAGGCGGCGCTGAAGCAATGGCCGCGTGAGCCGATTTTTGTCATGTACCAGTTTCAGGGGAAATACCCGCGCGGCTTCGATTACCGCCGCCGCGCCGACCTGAGTGAGCTCGAGGATGCCTGGCAGAGGGCGCGCGACGGCGGCGACACCCGTACCGCCATCCGCATCGAGAAAGTCCTCCCGCACGGCCCGCCGCTGCGCGGCAACTTTCCGATGCCGCCGATGTTCTTCGATGACGATGACGAGGATGAAGAAGACGAATTCTGGCCGGACGATCCTTTCGATGTCCCGCCCCCGGTTTTCGATAGTCTGGACGCTGGCGAGATGCTCTCCAGTGACGCCGTGCGTCACATGATCGAGTCCATCGGTCCGGTCAAGGTGATGGAAATGCTCGGCGCGCCTAAAAGCGTGATACGCGAAGCCAAGGAAATGGAGAAGGCGTTAGGCCGGCAAGCGGTGATCGATATGGTGTTGAATGCCATTCAGGGCGGCGTCGACGCAAGTGCCCTTTTGGGTGACTCGCCCTTTCCCGGCCCGGGAGATTCCGAGCCTCCGTCAACAGGCTCGTCCAAAGCAAGGTCTCGGTCCAAGCCCAAAACCGGATCAGGTGCGAAGCCCAAGCCGCCGTCAAAACAGGCTACCAAACCCGGCTCGAGCGCCGATGGCAGTGGTCCGTCGAGTGATGGGCCGAATGATCCCCCGCCCAAACAACTGGATCTTTTCTGA
- the cysS gene encoding cysteine--tRNA ligase yields the protein MLHIHNSLTRRKEPFEPLEPGKARMYVCGMTVYDYCHLGHARVLVVFDMVFRYLHHLGFDVTYVRNITDIDDKIIARAAEQGVAIDALTDQFIAAMHEDAALLGVRPPTLEPRATAHVGEILAMVERLIARGHAYAADNGDVYYKVASFPGYGRLSGKDPADLRAGARVEVDQHKRDPLDFVLWKAVKPGEPSWESPWGPGRPGWHIECSAMSTHCLGNHFDIHGGGADLQFPHHDNEIAQSEGATGEPFVNVWMHNGFVRINDEKMSKSLGNFFTVREILTRFRPEEIRYFILASHYRSPLNYDESNLEQARASLTRLYTAMRGLPAAEPAGGESYRQRFTAAMDDDFNTPEALAALFDMAREVNRLRDSDPPAAAALAAEGRRLSATLGLLQDDADAYLRGSPETNAVQQGPSDKEIEDLIARRAQARQAKDFAEADRIRDELQQAGIQLEDGASGSRWRRG from the coding sequence ATGTTGCACATTCATAACAGCCTGACTCGACGCAAAGAGCCGTTCGAACCGCTGGAGCCTGGCAAGGCGCGCATGTACGTCTGCGGCATGACGGTCTACGACTACTGCCACCTTGGCCATGCGCGGGTGCTGGTGGTGTTTGACATGGTTTTCCGCTACCTGCACCACCTAGGCTTTGACGTGACCTATGTGCGCAACATCACTGACATTGACGACAAGATCATCGCGCGCGCGGCGGAGCAGGGCGTTGCAATCGACGCGCTGACGGATCAGTTCATCGCCGCGATGCATGAAGACGCCGCGCTGCTTGGCGTGCGCCCGCCGACGCTGGAACCGCGCGCGACTGCCCATGTCGGTGAGATTTTGGCCATGGTCGAGCGTCTGATCGCGCGCGGTCATGCCTACGCGGCCGACAATGGCGATGTCTACTACAAGGTGGCGAGCTTTCCTGGCTATGGGCGGCTCTCCGGCAAAGACCCGGCCGATCTGCGCGCCGGCGCTCGCGTTGAGGTCGATCAGCACAAGCGCGATCCGCTCGACTTCGTGCTCTGGAAAGCGGTCAAGCCGGGCGAGCCGTCCTGGGAGTCGCCCTGGGGGCCGGGGCGACCGGGCTGGCATATCGAATGCTCGGCCATGTCCACTCATTGCCTGGGCAATCATTTTGACATCCATGGTGGCGGCGCGGACCTGCAGTTTCCGCATCACGACAATGAAATCGCCCAGTCCGAGGGCGCGACCGGCGAGCCTTTCGTCAATGTCTGGATGCACAATGGCTTTGTGCGCATCAACGATGAAAAAATGTCCAAGTCGCTGGGCAATTTCTTCACCGTGCGGGAGATTCTCACGCGCTTCCGGCCCGAGGAGATTCGCTACTTTATCCTCGCCAGCCACTACCGCAGCCCGCTGAATTACGACGAGAGCAATCTGGAGCAGGCACGCGCTTCTCTGACTCGGCTTTATACTGCGATGCGCGGACTGCCGGCTGCTGAGCCCGCTGGCGGTGAGAGCTACCGGCAGCGTTTCACTGCCGCCATGGACGATGACTTCAACACCCCCGAGGCACTGGCTGCGCTGTTTGACATGGCGCGCGAGGTCAACCGACTGCGCGATAGCGACCCGCCAGCGGCGGCCGCGCTCGCGGCCGAGGGCCGCCGCCTGAGCGCCACGCTCGGCCTGCTTCAGGACGATGCCGATGCCTATTTGCGCGGCAGCCCGGAGACCAATGCCGTGCAGCAGGGGCCGAGCGACAAGGAGATCGAGGACCTGATCGCGCGCCGCGCCCAGGCGCGGCAAGCCAAGGATTTCGCTGAGGCCGATCGTATCCGCGATGAATTGCAGCAGGCCGGCATTCAGCTCGAGGATGGCGCGAGCGGTTCGCGCTGGCGGCGCGGCTAG
- a CDS encoding RNA-binding domain-containing protein produces MNKAELYRTETDRIEWKRSPQDSDGILRATCALANDLGGSGEPGRLVIGLEKDVFRRGVDAERLDQLQQDLSSRLRSTKIQPTPSFDISVDHGDDGVTLLVITVIPYPVPPMVMVDGVAWVRQGSSTRRATQADLLRLNERRPEHSQPFDLRPIAAATLQDLNLGLLRARYETERDEDLDEETFPGLEQWLTQRQLGRLVTRIWRPNPAALLLFGVSPQSWLPGATVEFVRYAGPDIDSEVVARKTVTGTLADQLEGVWAQITAHLASAPDHRKNDGIVERYLPQYPIEALKELARNMVQHRMYEGTHAPGRIEWFNTRIEFSNPGGPFGRASEGEFGEHSDYRNPIVTAGLVDMGYVQQLGRGVRRVRLLLERNGNPPLEIEKDGFTRLILRARP; encoded by the coding sequence ATGAACAAAGCTGAGCTATATCGCACCGAGACGGACCGCATCGAATGGAAGCGCTCGCCTCAGGACAGCGACGGCATCCTGCGTGCTACTTGCGCCTTGGCGAACGACCTCGGCGGGAGCGGCGAGCCTGGCCGGCTAGTTATCGGGCTGGAAAAGGACGTTTTCCGGCGCGGAGTCGACGCAGAGCGATTGGATCAACTTCAGCAGGACCTATCGAGCAGACTGCGCTCGACCAAGATCCAGCCGACGCCAAGCTTCGACATTTCCGTCGATCACGGGGATGATGGCGTCACCCTCCTGGTTATCACCGTCATTCCTTATCCGGTTCCGCCGATGGTGATGGTAGATGGCGTTGCTTGGGTTCGCCAGGGCAGCTCGACCCGCCGCGCGACCCAAGCTGACCTGCTGCGCTTGAACGAGCGCCGTCCTGAGCACAGCCAACCCTTCGATCTTCGCCCGATCGCCGCGGCTACCCTTCAGGATCTCAATCTAGGCCTGCTCCGAGCTAGGTACGAAACCGAGCGCGACGAAGACCTCGACGAGGAGACCTTTCCCGGCTTGGAGCAATGGCTGACTCAGCGTCAGTTGGGCCGCCTGGTCACCAGGATCTGGCGCCCGAACCCGGCGGCGCTCTTGCTCTTTGGTGTGAGCCCGCAGTCCTGGCTGCCCGGGGCCACGGTCGAGTTTGTACGCTACGCGGGACCGGACATCGATAGCGAGGTGGTGGCCCGCAAGACGGTGACTGGAACCCTGGCGGATCAGCTGGAGGGAGTTTGGGCGCAGATAACCGCCCATCTCGCCTCTGCACCGGATCATCGGAAAAACGATGGCATCGTCGAACGTTATCTTCCGCAGTATCCAATTGAGGCGCTGAAAGAATTGGCTCGCAACATGGTTCAGCACCGCATGTACGAAGGAACCCACGCGCCTGGACGCATTGAATGGTTCAATACGCGCATCGAGTTTTCAAATCCGGGTGGCCCGTTCGGGCGCGCGAGCGAGGGCGAGTTTGGAGAGCATTCCGACTACCGGAACCCCATCGTGACGGCCGGTCTGGTAGACATGGGTTATGTGCAGCAGCTCGGGCGGGGCGTTCGGCGCGTGCGATTGCTCCTGGAGCGCAACGGCAACCCGCCGCTGGAGATCGAAAAAGATGGCTTCACGCGGTTGATCCTGAGAGCTCGACCATGA
- a CDS encoding ParA family protein, which translates to MKSIVFFNNKGGVGKTTLTFNIAHMLAGRGVRVVVLDFDPQCNISAIFLDEIRLFEIWEDVRSDATVTGCLEPVRRGKGDVLPPRLERVADGLWLLPGHLALSRFEQTLAEEFAKTLASDNDRALDVTTSLDLLSNLAAEQVAADVMIMDLGPSLGALNRAALLACDHLVLPVAPDLFSLQGLRNVGPTLREWRRDWGTVRERGLAGKPQEALPPHDFLPLGYMVQQHLARADRPVAGYARWAQAIPAEYRRSVLDEAPSQTAVSFEQDEHCLALIPHYASLVPIAQQARKPIFDLKQADGIGGGQIQAVARCRDNFNQIGEQLLERLGIEAPWIQRSRQPVAPDSPEHGQSAEAWR; encoded by the coding sequence ATGAAATCGATCGTCTTCTTCAACAACAAGGGGGGAGTCGGTAAGACGACCTTGACCTTCAACATTGCACATATGTTGGCTGGACGTGGGGTGCGGGTGGTCGTACTCGACTTCGACCCACAGTGCAATATCTCCGCGATCTTTCTCGACGAGATCCGACTGTTCGAGATTTGGGAGGATGTGCGCAGCGATGCTACGGTGACCGGTTGCTTAGAGCCGGTGCGCAGGGGTAAGGGGGACGTGCTGCCGCCGCGCTTGGAGCGCGTTGCCGATGGACTCTGGTTGCTGCCTGGACACCTGGCACTCAGCCGATTCGAGCAGACTTTGGCGGAGGAGTTCGCCAAGACGCTGGCCTCGGACAATGATCGGGCGCTCGATGTGACGACGTCGCTCGATCTGCTGTCGAATCTCGCCGCCGAGCAGGTAGCGGCGGATGTGATGATCATGGATCTTGGCCCCAGTCTGGGCGCCCTCAACCGGGCCGCGCTGCTCGCTTGCGATCACCTGGTGCTTCCGGTGGCACCAGATCTGTTTAGCTTACAGGGACTCCGCAACGTCGGGCCGACTTTGCGCGAGTGGCGGCGCGACTGGGGCACTGTTCGTGAGCGTGGTCTCGCCGGCAAGCCCCAGGAGGCATTGCCCCCTCATGATTTCCTGCCGCTCGGTTACATGGTCCAGCAGCATCTTGCCCGGGCTGATCGACCCGTCGCGGGTTACGCCCGTTGGGCGCAGGCCATCCCCGCAGAGTATCGCCGATCCGTTCTGGATGAAGCGCCTAGTCAAACTGCGGTTTCCTTCGAGCAAGACGAGCATTGTCTTGCCCTGATCCCGCACTACGCCAGTCTGGTCCCGATTGCCCAGCAGGCACGTAAGCCGATCTTCGATCTCAAGCAGGCCGACGGCATCGGTGGGGGGCAGATTCAGGCCGTGGCACGCTGTCGGGACAACTTCAACCAAATTGGCGAGCAGCTGTTGGAACGGCTCGGGATCGAGGCGCCATGGATCCAACGATCTCGACAGCCGGTCGCTCCCGATAGCCCTGAGCATGGACAGAGCGCTGAGGCGTGGCGGTGA
- a CDS encoding peptidylprolyl isomerase, with translation MIKFTTNHGDILIELDHDKAPETCENFEQYVRDGHYDNTIFHRVIDGFMIQGGGMAADFSQKPTRDPVKNEASNGLKNVAGAVAMARTADPHSASAQFFINVSDNTFLDHPGQDGWGYAVFARVTDGMEVVNAIKGVKTGNKHGHQDVPLEDVVILKAELLD, from the coding sequence ATGATCAAATTCACAACCAACCACGGCGATATCCTGATTGAGCTCGACCACGACAAGGCTCCGGAAACCTGCGAGAACTTCGAGCAGTATGTCCGTGATGGCCATTATGACAACACCATCTTTCACCGGGTGATCGATGGCTTCATGATCCAGGGCGGGGGCATGGCAGCGGATTTTTCGCAAAAACCGACCCGTGACCCGGTCAAGAACGAGGCCAGCAATGGGCTCAAGAACGTCGCCGGTGCCGTCGCCATGGCCCGCACTGCGGACCCGCATTCGGCCTCGGCGCAGTTTTTCATCAATGTGTCCGACAATACCTTTCTCGACCACCCCGGGCAGGACGGCTGGGGCTATGCCGTTTTCGCTCGCGTGACCGATGGCATGGAGGTCGTCAATGCCATCAAGGGGGTGAAGACTGGAAACAAGCACGGCCACCAGGACGTTCCCCTTGAGGATGTCGTCATCCTCAAGGCCGAGCTGCTGGACTGA
- a CDS encoding UDP-2,3-diacylglucosamine diphosphatase, with protein sequence MDQRLFISDLHLAPEQPEMLELFLGFLSKRARAAAELYILGDLFDSWIGDDDDTAEYRQVIAALRQAVDSGTACWLMCGNRDFLLGRRFARASGCQLLADPSRIQIADQWVLLMHGDLLCTDDVPYQRFRRRVRNPIVKRLFLLRSLRRRREIAANYRRRSREAMAAKQAAIMDVNQQAVVAYLRRYRAQRLIHGHTHRPGDHSILIDQAIRTRQVLADWRMDAGQAKAELLVEQNGRWWREPWPGEMLR encoded by the coding sequence ATGGACCAGCGGCTTTTTATCTCCGACCTGCATCTCGCCCCGGAACAGCCGGAGATGCTGGAGCTTTTCCTTGGCTTTCTGAGCAAGCGCGCGCGCGCGGCGGCCGAGCTCTACATCCTCGGCGATCTGTTCGACAGCTGGATCGGCGACGATGACGACACGGCGGAATATCGTCAGGTGATCGCCGCGCTGCGCCAAGCCGTCGACAGCGGCACCGCCTGTTGGCTGATGTGCGGCAATCGCGATTTTCTGCTCGGTCGGCGCTTCGCGCGCGCCAGCGGCTGCCAGCTGCTGGCCGATCCGAGCCGAATCCAGATCGCCGATCAATGGGTGCTGCTGATGCATGGCGATTTGCTCTGTACCGACGATGTGCCCTATCAGCGCTTCCGCCGCCGGGTGCGCAATCCTATCGTCAAGCGCCTTTTCCTGCTGCGCTCGCTGCGGCGGCGGCGCGAGATCGCGGCCAATTACCGCCGTCGCAGTCGCGAGGCAATGGCCGCCAAGCAGGCGGCCATCATGGACGTCAACCAGCAGGCGGTCGTGGCCTACCTGCGCCGCTATCGCGCCCAGCGGCTGATTCATGGCCACACCCACCGCCCCGGCGATCACAGCATATTGATTGATCAAGCTATCCGCACCCGTCAGGTGCTGGCGGACTGGCGCATGGACGCAGGCCAGGCCAAGGCTGAGTTGCTGGTGGAACAAAACGGACGCTGGTGGCGCGAGCCATGGCCCGGTGAGATGCTACGGTGA